ACCCCGATGCGCACCGACCGCGCCGCCCGCGACATCCGCAAAAAGAAGACCGAATACATCTCCGACGCAGCACAGCGCCAAAAGATCGGCCAGATCGAGGACGCCCAGCAAGCCGCCGAACTCAACGACGTGCTCCAGCAGGAAGCCGACCTCACCGCCGGCCACGGAGTGCTCCGCGTCACCGGACTCATCTCCATCAGCGCCAGCACCACCGACGAGCTCGAGCAAGCCGTCGCCGTCATCGAGCAGGCTGCAATCCAGGCCTCCTGCGAAACCCGTCGCCTCTACGGACAGCAAGCTCAGGCATTCACCCTCGCTGCCCTCCCCCTGGCACGCCCCCTGTGACCCCGTCGCCTCTGTCCACATCGCTTCTGCCCACATCGCTTCTGTGACCCGGCCGGCACACCTGACTGGCACAACGTGACAGCGACCATCGCTCTTGACCGGGAGGTCTCGATGTCCCGCAACAGCCAGCATCTCCCCGACAACACCCGCTCGACGTCAACGCTGGCATCGGCCCCGAGCGATCCGCGTCGTGGCGACCGCCTGCACGTATCGGTCCTGGTCTCGCCCGAAGGAGAGCGACGATCCACCCGCAAGGGACGCAAGGCGGCCGCCGCCGCCCTCGTGACGCTCGACCGTGACTCGCGACGATTCGACCGTCGCACCCGGGCCGACCAGCTCACCGCCGAGCGCAAGCAGACCGTCATCCTCCCGAGGGCAGGCGAGGCCAGAGCTGCCGCGCTCCGCATGCCGGGCCGGCTGCGACTCCCCCGCCACCAGGACACCTCCGCCATACTCGCCGGCGCCTACCCCTTCCTCGCCGAAGGAGGGCTCGGGAGCGAGGGCATCTTCGTCGGACAGGACCTCTACTCCGGCAGCTCGTTCGTCTACGACCCGTGGATCCTCTACGCGCGCGGGCTGATCACCGCTCCCAACGTCGTCCTGGCCGGGATCGTCGGGTCCGGCAAGTCGTCGCTGGCCAAGAGCATCTACACCCGGTCGCTGCCGTTCGGGCGCCGCGTCTACGTGCCCGGCGACCCCAAGGGCGAACACACCGCCGTCGCAGAAGCCGTCGGCGGCCGCGCCATCGCACTCGGTCACGGCATGCCGAACCGGCTCAACCCCCTCGACGAAGGACACCGCCCCTCGGGGATAGACGACGACCAGTGGGCCAGCCAAGTCGCTTCACGACGACGCGACCTGATCGGCGCCCTCGCCGAGACCGTCCTCGACCGGCGCCTGAGCCCCCTCGAGCACACAGCCGTGGACATCGCGATCGACCACACCGTCCACGGCACCGACGTCCCCACCCTCCCCGCAGTGGTCGACCACCTCCTCTCCCCCAACCGCTCCAAGGCGGGCGACGACCACCACGGCCACAGCGACCACAGCGACCAGCTGGCAGAAGATGGGCGACTCGTCGGCCATGCGCTACGTCGTCTGGTGGCAGGCGACCTCGCCGGCCTGTTCGACGGCCCGTCGACGATCCGGTTCGACCCGACGCTGCCGATGATCTCCCTCGACCTGTCCCGCGTCGCCGAGAACGCCACCCTCACGTCGGTGCTGATGACGTGCGCGTCCGCGTGGATGGAATCCGCGCTGCAGGACCCTGCCGGCGGGCAGCGGTGGGTGATCTACGACGAGGCGTGGCGGCTGATGTCGCACCCCGCGCTCCTGCGCCGAATGGACGCCCAGTGGCGCATGGCCCGGCACTACGGCATCGCGAACATGCTGATCTTCCACAAGCTCACCGACCTCGACAACGTCGGCGATCAGGGTTCCGCGATGCGCGCCCTCGCGTCCTCGCTGCTCGCGAACGCCGAGACTCGCATCGTCTACCGCCAGGAATCCGACCAGCTCGGCGCCACTTCGGCGGCGCTCGGACTCACCGGCACCGAGCAATCCCTCATCCCCACCCTCGGCACCGGCCAAGGACTGTGGCGGATCAAGCACCGCTCGTTCGTCGTGCAGCACCAGATGCATCCCGACGAGCAGGTCCTCTTCGACACCACCGCCCGCATGATCGGAGGACAACCCCATGACCACACGCACCCACTCCCGCACCCACTCCCGAATCGCGCGCGACGCCCGCCTCGAACAAGTACAGAACGACCTCACCAACGCGGTGTCGGCACTGGTGACCGGCGATGACTGGAAGAGAGCGATGACGTTCGCCGCGCAGTTCCGCTCCCGATCGTTCAACAACACCCTCCTCATCTGCGCCGCCCACTCCGCAGCTCACGAAGCAGGGCAGGTCCCAAACCCGACCCCGACGTACGTCGCCGGCTTCCACCAGTGGCTCAGCCTCGGCCGGCACGTGGCGAAGGGGCAGCACGGATACCCGATCCTCGCGCCCGTCAACGGCCGCTTCGCATCCTTCACACCCGCCAACCCCGACTCGTGGCGTCGCCTCGCACGCACCGAGAAGCCCCAGCGAGGCGAGACCATGCAGACCCGGGTCACCGGGTTCCGACCCACGCACGTGTGGGACGTGACCCAGACCGCCGGCGACCCGATCCCCGAGCCCCCGACACCGCAGATCCTCCGCGGACAGGCGCCAGACGGACTCTGGGACGGGCTCGCCGACCAGATCACCGCAAACGGATA
This region of Nocardioides palaemonis genomic DNA includes:
- a CDS encoding ATP-binding protein, with translation MSRNSQHLPDNTRSTSTLASAPSDPRRGDRLHVSVLVSPEGERRSTRKGRKAAAAALVTLDRDSRRFDRRTRADQLTAERKQTVILPRAGEARAAALRMPGRLRLPRHQDTSAILAGAYPFLAEGGLGSEGIFVGQDLYSGSSFVYDPWILYARGLITAPNVVLAGIVGSGKSSLAKSIYTRSLPFGRRVYVPGDPKGEHTAVAEAVGGRAIALGHGMPNRLNPLDEGHRPSGIDDDQWASQVASRRRDLIGALAETVLDRRLSPLEHTAVDIAIDHTVHGTDVPTLPAVVDHLLSPNRSKAGDDHHGHSDHSDQLAEDGRLVGHALRRLVAGDLAGLFDGPSTIRFDPTLPMISLDLSRVAENATLTSVLMTCASAWMESALQDPAGGQRWVIYDEAWRLMSHPALLRRMDAQWRMARHYGIANMLIFHKLTDLDNVGDQGSAMRALASSLLANAETRIVYRQESDQLGATSAALGLTGTEQSLIPTLGTGQGLWRIKHRSFVVQHQMHPDEQVLFDTTARMIGGQPHDHTHPLPHPLPNRARRPPRTSTERPHQRGVGTGDRR